One segment of Mastomys coucha isolate ucsf_1 unplaced genomic scaffold, UCSF_Mcou_1 pScaffold23, whole genome shotgun sequence DNA contains the following:
- the LOC116072366 gene encoding olfactory receptor 8B3-like: MALENVSLVTEFILMGLTNQPDLQIPLFLIFLVMYMITTLGNLALIMLIVLNSHLHTPMYFLLLNLSCIDLCYCSIGTPKMLMNFVLEKNAISYEGCMTQLYFFCFFGISECYMLTAMAYDRYVAICNPLLYNIVMSPKVCSYLMLASYLMGFSDGMIHTGCVLRLTFCDGNTINHYFCDLLPLLQLSCTSTYVNEIEVLIVAGKNIIVPTVIIFTSYGFILSSILKIRSTAGMSKAFSTCSSHITAVSLFFGSCAYMYLKPSSSGSLDQGKISSVFYNIVVPMMNPLIYSFRNKDVIIALKKTITKRKI; the protein is encoded by the coding sequence ATGGCCCTGGAAAATGTTTCCTTGGTCACTGAGTTCATCTTGATGGGGTTAAcaaaccagcctgatctacagatacCCCTGTTCCTAATCTTTCTGGTGATGTACATGATAACTACCTTGGGGAATTTGGCTTTGATCATGCTGATTGTTCTGAATTCTCACCTTCACACTCCCATGTATTTTCTCCTCCTTAACTTGTCCTGTATAGACCTTTGTTATTGTTCAATTGGTACACCCAAAATGCTGATGAACTTTGTACTAGAGAAGAATGCTATTTCCTATGAGGGATGTATGACCCAGCTctacttcttttgcttttttggcATTTCTGAGTGTTACATGCTGACAGCAATGGCCTATGATCGTTATGTGGCCATTTGCAATCCACTCTTGTATAACATTGTCATGTCTCCTAAGGTGTGTTCTTATCTTATGCTTGCTTCATATTTGATGGGGTTTTCTGATGGCATGATCCACACTGGATGTGTCCTGAGACTGACCTTCTGTGATGGAAACACAATCAACCATTATTTCTGTGACCTCCTCCCTTTGCTGCAGCTCTCCTGCACAAGCACCTATGTCAATGAGATAGAGGTGTTAATTGTAGCAGGAAAAAACATTATTGTACCCACTGTGATCATCTTTACCTCTTATGGCTTCATCCTCTCAAGCATCCTCAAAATAAGGTCCACAGCAGGCATGTCTAAAGCCTTTAGCACATGTAGCTCCCACATAACAGCAGTTTCTCTATTCTTTGgatcatgtgcatatatgtatttaaaaccCTCCTCATCTGGGTCTTTGGACCAGGGGAAGAtatcttctgtcttttataatATTGTGGTCCCCATGATGAATCCATTAATCTATAGCTTTAGGAACAAAGATGTTATAATTGCTCTGAAAAAAACCATAACCAAAAGAAAGATTTAA